ttggagcatgcaagactataccaacccacaatcttgttttcgaactttttgttacttcagtgcacatgctcttccaaccctactcttccccatttttcacaaaatgttttttgcacttgtgtcataattatgctgtaaagCTCTCAATAATTAAAAAACAAAAGCGCGCGCGCGCAAATGTTTGACTAGACTACGCCTCTTTCAGGAGACTAGCTAGCCACGTGGTTGTTATATAAATATAGCAAGATGTGTGTGCTCTAATCAGTAATGGCTAGTATATGTGGTAATGTCTTCTCCAAGTTAACTATATTCTCCAAGAAGATCTTTCTTCCATTGAGACTCTCTCTGAAATACAATCCATCACTGATTGGAAAGTATATGAGTAGAACTTTTGTGACGTCCAGCACAGTCAAAGAGGAACAATACAACAGCACACAGAAGGTGCATCACAAGCCTGTCCTCATAgctgatgataattatgaacagAATACAAAAAAATGGATATCAGAACTGATCGAAAAAGTGAAAGCCGTTACCAAACTGAACATCGAATTTCCTAACTATTCTTCTTATGAGAGGATGTTACTATTTCTTATAACTTCAGAACATAGAACAGATGCATTGGACGATTTACTCAAACTTGAAGTTCTGGAAAGATTAAATTCATTTCGCCCGATTTTTCTGCCAAAACTTCTATCGACTCTAATGAAGTGCAACTGTATAAACCGGCTGCTACTAAAAGCAAGCTCGGAACGGATTTGTCAACTGATAGAAACCGATTTAGATAATGTGCCGGACAATTTTAACTTTGGACAACTGTTTTGGGTGTTTGGTAAAAGTCTTCATTACAATCAATCACTTTGCAATTCACTACTAACTCTTGTTACCAATAGAGACACGCTCCTTACTCCATGGATGGTCGGGAACATTGCTTGGTATTGTGCACGCGTTCAATACTACAACCCGAAACTTCTCGATCAAATACTGGAATACACGTTACACCACTTGGACGAGTTTCCTCGACTGCAATTGAGCAACCTTGTCTACACCCTGGGGCAATTAAACCATGGTAATGCAGAGCTACTGGCGGCTGTGGGAGAGATCCTTGAGAGGGAGACACTACCACCTAGCGAAGGAGAACAGATCTACTGGGTGTACATGTGGACCTCTATGGTACTCGGCTCAATTAGACCCGGGATAGCAACTCGTCTCTTTGACAACCAGTTTATTGAAGGTGGGTTGCAATTACGTGTGAATTGTTATCAGGCATTGATCCATATACGTTGTAATTACTTTACACTTGTactactctctctctctctctttaaacgcctccccccccccccacacacacacacacagcctccaTGGGCGGCGGATTCCACTTGAGTGTTCTACTCCAACTCAGTATAGCTGTGAACTATGAGCACAGGAAACTTGGACTAGCTGGTACCAAATCCATTCCCAGTAGATGGGGAGAAGGTTTTGATTCCATTCAAAATGTGGATGTGAAGCACACACGAAAAGCCTCGATTGATCGACTTGATCGATACAAGGCTGGTGGAACAGCATCCATGTTCTCAGAAAATGCCAAGAGAGCTTTGGCTCAAGTTGTCGGTGAAGATTTCTTCACTACCGAAGCTATTTCGTTGTCTGGCTATATCGTGGATTTTGAAATATTGCTCGATTCCAATAACAGGCCTGTCCGCATCCCAAGACGATGGAAAAGGCAATGGAAAGAATCCGTTATAAGTAGCATCTATTCCAATCGGGTACGAATTAGAAAGAAAGCATCTCAAGTTTCTTCTCTCATTGAAAAGCTAGAAGGTGCTGAGACTAGTACAGAGTGTGTAACTTTAAATGATGCCGTTTTGGACTCGAAATTCGATCTCAGAATGCGTATAAACTTGGCCAGTGACTGGGGGAGCAAGTTTGAGGCCATTCCACGGAGGGTGACTCGACGCATTGCTATTGAGGTGGATGGTATTATTCATTTTGCAGCCAACTGTGACCACGAGATGGGCCGTACAGTGATCAAACACAGACAGCTGAGGGCCCTAGGATGGGAGGTTCTGCAGGTGAGGGTAATTAAGCTCATTCTCCTCTTCCCCACTATCCCCCACCCTCTCCCCACTGTCTCCCCACTATCCCCCGCTCTACCCTCCTTTCCTCCCCACTATCCCCCGCTCTCCCCCTTCTTCCCCACTATCCCCCACTGTCTCCCCACTATCCCCTACCCTCTCCCCACTATCCCCCACTATCCCCTACCCTCTCCCCACTATCCCCCACTGTCTCCCCGCTCTACCCTCCTTTCCTCCCCACTATCCCCCACCCTCTCCCCACTATCCCCCACTGTCTCCCCACTATCCCCTGCTCTACCCTCCTTTCCTCCCCACTATCCCCCACTGTCTCCCCACTATCCCCCGCTCTACCCTCCTTTCCTCCCCACTACCCCCCGCTCTACCCCCCACTATCCCCTGCTCTACTCTCCTTTCctccccactaccccccactCTACCCCCCAGTATCCCCCACCCTCTCCCCCCTCTTCCCCACTATCCCCCACTCTTTCCCTATTAAGCTTATCTGTGATAATTACTAGAGTTTGCAATCCTAGAGCTTTTTCGTCACCTGTACATTGGCtcgtttaataattatactgaatagCGTGAAATtatcgaggggcttaatttttggCTGTTTTTGTGGATTAGCagtcctacacgaaaattgttctttaatctgctataacgtgcaaagattaaaggcgtggcttccagtaaGCAGTCATCCCATGCTTGTAGaagccattccacgaaatacgagtgcctcgaaaatttcgcactatatacagtgtaaCTTATTTattccgctataattatacagattcGATACCAAGAGTGGGAGCTGCTGAAAGATGGAGACGCTCATGTGCAGTATCTAGCCGAAAGAATATTTAGTTTACCATAGCTATATTCATGTAGAGCAGCGTAGACaatgttagcctcgattccaggccgcgcgCCTTGtttaagcggcctggaatcgaggctaagacaATGTATGATTGCGTGTCATGGAAAATTGTGGTTTACATCAATTTGTGTTTTTAATATTGAGCGATCATAGACTGATAAAGTGGGCGTTGTAAAGAGTACCAGTGAACAGTCCACACTGCACTGTTAGTGTACATGGCCACCCCAGGACCTAGCAATGCTGGACCCAGTACTGCTGGAGCAACCCCAGACACCTCCAGTGGGCCAAAAGTGGCTGATCAAGTACCTTTCCATGTAAGGCTCTCTATCAGTTTGATC
The Halichondria panicea chromosome 14, odHalPani1.1, whole genome shotgun sequence DNA segment above includes these coding regions:
- the LOC135347475 gene encoding uncharacterized protein LOC135347475, giving the protein MASICGNVFSKLTIFSKKIFLPLRLSLKYNPSLIGKYMSRTFVTSSTVKEEQYNSTQKVHHKPVLIADDNYEQNTKKWISELIEKVKAVTKLNIEFPNYSSYERMLLFLITSEHRTDALDDLLKLEVLERLNSFRPIFLPKLLSTLMKCNCINRLLLKASSERICQLIETDLDNVPDNFNFGQLFWVFGKSLHYNQSLCNSLLTLVTNRDTLLTPWMVGNIAWYCARVQYYNPKLLDQILEYTLHHLDEFPRLQLSNLVYTLGQLNHGNAELLAAVGEILERETLPPSEGEQIYWVYMWTSMVLGSIRPGIATRLFDNQFIEASMGGGFHLSVLLQLSIAVNYEHRKLGLAGTKSIPSRWGEGFDSIQNVDVKHTRKASIDRLDRYKAGGTASMFSENAKRALAQVVGEDFFTTEAISLSGYIVDFEILLDSNNRPVRIPRRWKRQWKESVISSIYSNRVRIRKKASQVSSLIEKLEGAETSTECVTLNDAVLDSKFDLRMRINLASDWGSKFEAIPRRVTRRIAIEVDGIIHFAANCDHEMGRTVIKHRQLRALGWEVLQIRYQEWELLKDGDAHVQYLAERIFSLP